A single region of the Moorena sp. SIOASIH genome encodes:
- the hisF gene encoding imidazole glycerol phosphate synthase subunit HisF yields the protein MLAKRILPCLDVKAGRVVKGVNFVNLKDAGDPVELAQVYNDAGADELVFLDITATHEDRDIIIDVVYRTAEQVFIPLTVGGGIQSLENIKLLLRAGADKVSINSAAVRNPDFINQASDRFGNQCIVVAIDARRREDPHNPGWNVYVRGGRENTGIDAIAWAKEVAQRGAGELLVTSMDADGTQAGYDLELTRTMAEQVEIPVIASGGAGNCDHIYQALTEGKAEAALLASLLHYGQLSVSQIKTYLNQHQIPVRLP from the coding sequence ATGCTGGCTAAGAGAATCTTACCGTGCCTGGATGTAAAAGCTGGGCGAGTTGTTAAAGGGGTCAACTTTGTTAATCTTAAGGACGCTGGTGATCCAGTGGAATTAGCACAAGTTTACAATGATGCTGGTGCAGATGAGCTGGTGTTTTTGGATATAACTGCTACCCATGAAGACCGAGACATTATTATTGATGTAGTCTACCGTACAGCTGAACAAGTGTTTATTCCCTTGACGGTGGGGGGTGGCATCCAGTCTTTGGAAAATATTAAATTATTATTAAGAGCAGGAGCCGATAAAGTTAGTATTAATTCGGCTGCTGTACGCAATCCGGACTTTATTAATCAAGCCAGCGATCGCTTTGGTAATCAGTGCATTGTAGTTGCTATTGATGCTCGTCGTCGGGAAGATCCCCATAACCCCGGTTGGAATGTTTACGTGCGAGGAGGACGTGAGAACACCGGTATTGATGCGATCGCATGGGCAAAAGAGGTGGCACAACGGGGAGCTGGGGAACTTCTGGTTACTAGTATGGATGCGGATGGAACCCAGGCTGGGTATGACTTAGAGCTAACGCGCACTATGGCTGAACAGGTGGAAATTCCTGTGATTGCCTCCGGTGGTGCTGGCAACTGCGATCATATTTATCAGGCTCTGACTGAAGGCAAAGCCGAAGCAGCGTTGCTAGCTTCCCTGTTGCATTACGGGCAACTGAGTGTATCTCAAATTAAAACTTATTTGAACCAGCACCAAATTCCGGTGCGATTGCCATAG
- a CDS encoding MOSC N-terminal beta barrel domain-containing protein, which translates to MKIAIPYLKAIYIYPIKSLDRIELETATLLKSGALKHDREFALFDQQGKFVNGKRNAKVHLLRSVFHIQSQLLSLQIQGTNQNITFHIDHGRVALEAWLKDYFDFPVKVVQNTSTGFPDDTNALGPTIISSATIETIASWFPEISAEDIRRRVRANLEIGGVPAFWEDQLFSESGQSIQFKVGEALIEGINPCQRCIVLARDPQTGEATDNFQKTFMAKRKESLPSWTTSARFNHFYKLSVNTNVPASEAGKVLHQGDPIEILKVS; encoded by the coding sequence ATGAAAATTGCCATACCTTACCTTAAAGCTATCTATATCTACCCAATTAAATCCCTAGATCGGATTGAACTCGAAACCGCCACTCTCCTCAAAAGTGGTGCCCTAAAGCATGACCGGGAATTTGCCCTATTCGATCAGCAAGGTAAATTTGTCAATGGTAAGCGCAATGCCAAAGTTCACTTGCTGCGGTCGGTCTTCCATATCCAATCCCAATTGCTATCGCTACAGATTCAGGGCACAAACCAAAACATTACCTTTCATATTGATCACGGGCGAGTTGCTCTGGAAGCTTGGTTAAAGGATTACTTCGATTTTCCAGTTAAAGTCGTGCAGAACACCAGCACTGGTTTTCCAGACGATACCAATGCTCTAGGTCCTACTATTATTAGTAGCGCTACCATTGAAACCATTGCTTCTTGGTTCCCTGAAATAAGTGCTGAAGACATACGACGTCGTGTTCGAGCCAATCTAGAAATTGGAGGAGTTCCAGCTTTCTGGGAAGACCAATTGTTTTCCGAATCAGGGCAATCTATTCAGTTTAAAGTAGGGGAAGCTTTGATAGAAGGAATTAATCCTTGTCAACGTTGTATTGTTTTAGCACGAGACCCTCAAACAGGAGAGGCTACTGATAATTTCCAAAAGACTTTCATGGCGAAGCGCAAGGAAAGCCTACCATCCTGGACAACCAGCGCTCGTTTCAATCATTTCTACAAATTAAGCGTGAATACAAACGTCCCTGCTTCTGAAGCCGGTAAAGTATTGCACCAAGGGGATCCCATTGAAATCCTGAAGGTTAGTTAA